One genomic segment of Impatiens glandulifera chromosome 6, dImpGla2.1, whole genome shotgun sequence includes these proteins:
- the LOC124941452 gene encoding respiratory burst oxidase homolog protein A → MRGIHRHDRRWGSDSLPVVAFSGGSSPGTESTSGAAGTEEEFVEVTLDLQEDDTIVVRRVEPAASVINIDRENVFGIGIGIGGGGETPLSASSTMSPTMKRSSSNRLRQFSQELKAEAVAKAKQLSHELKAELRRFSWSHGHASRVLSASSSSVIATTSNNNNEIALTARALRQQRARLDRTRSGAQKALRGLRFISNRQSNGVDAWNEVRNNFDKFSRDGYLYRADFAQCIGMRDSDDFALEVFDALSRRRRMKIDKISRDELYEYWSQITDESFDSRLQIFFDMVDKNEDGRIAEEEVKEIIMMSASANKLSRLKEQAEEYAALIMEELDPERLGYIELWQLETLLLQKDTYFNYSQALSYTSQALSQNLQGLRKRGPIRRVSSKFLYYLQENWRRIWVLALWIIIMVGLFTWKFFQYKQKSAFNVMGYCLLTAKGAGETLKFNMALILLPVCRNIITWIRSTRLAYFIPFDDNINFHKTIAAAIVVGVILHAGDHLACDFPRLINSSQDDYERYLMDDFGAVKPKYIDLVRGVEGVTGVLMVILMAIAFTLATRWFRRSLIKLPKPFDRLSGFNAFWYSHHLLVIVYILLIVHGLQLYLVHKWYLKTTWMYLAVPVLLYAGERSLRFFRSGFSTVRILKVAIYPGNVLTLQMTKPAQFRYKSGQYMFVQCPAVSPFEWHPFSITSAPGDDFLSIHVRQLGDWTQELKRVFSEACEPPLGGKSGLLRADETTKKSLPKLLIDGPYGAPAQDYSKYDVLLLVGLGIGATPFISILKDLLNNIVKIEEQEEAVSDRCKLSDLMALDTDFPSSNYNKAPDPSPPKRKKTMKTTNAYFYWVTREQGSFDWFKGVMNEVAELDQRGVIEMHNYLTSVYEEGDARSALITMVQALNHAKNGLDIVSGTRVRTHFARPNWRKVLSRLSTKHSNARIGVFYCGVPVLAKEISRLCYEFNQKGSTKFEFHKEHF, encoded by the exons ATGAGAGGAATTCATAGGCATGACAGGCGGTGGGGATCGGACTCGCTTCCTGTTGTGGCTTTCAGCGGTGGATCTTCACCTGGAACGGAATCTACGTCTGGTGCGGCTGGTACGGAGGAGGAATTCGTTGAGGTAACACTCGATCTCCAGGAAGATGATACAATTGTTGTCCGTAGAGTTGAACCGGCTGCATCAGTTATTAATATCGATCGGGAAAATGTATTCGGAATCGGAATCGGAATCGGAGGAGGTGGAGAAACTCCTTTATCGGCGTCATCGACAATGTCTCCAACGATGAAACGAAGTTCATCGAATCGTCTTCGTCAATTTTCACAGGAGTTGAAAGCGGAAGCAGTTGCTAAAGCGAAGCAATTATCTCATGAATTAAAAGCAGAACTCAGGAGATTCTCATGGAGTCACGGTCACGCATCTCGTGTTCTATCAGCTTCTTCATCCTCTGTAATCGCTACTACAAGCAACAACAACAACGAGATCGCCTTAACCGCAAGAGCTCTCCGTCAACAACGAGCTCGCCTTGATCGAACACGATCCGGTGCTCAGAAAGCACTTCGTGGTCTAAGATTCATTAGTAACCGTCAATCTAATGGAGTAGATGCTTGGAACGAAGTTCGTAACAACTTCGACAAATTTTCCAGAGACGGTTATCTCTATCGTGCCGATTTCGCACAATGCATAG GAATGAGAGATTCCGATGATTTCGCATTGGAAGTGTTCGATGCTTTGAGTAGACGACGAAGAATGAAGATTGATAAAATCAGTAGAGATGAACTATACGAATACTGGTCTCAAATAACCGACGAAAGCTTCGATTCTCGATTGCAAATATTCTTCGACAT GGTTGACAAGAATGAAGATGGAAGGATCGCAGAAGAGGAAGTGAAAGag ATTATAATGATGAGTGCTTCCGCAAACAAGTTATCGAGATTGAAAGAACAAGCCGAGGAATATGCTGCTTTGATCATGGAGGAGTTGGATCCAGAACGACTCGGTTATATTGAG TTATGGCAACTGGAGACTCTTTTACTTCAGAAAGACACTTACTTCAATTATAGCCAAGCCCTTAGTTACACAAGTCAAGCATTGAGCCAGAACTTGCAAGGGCTAAGAAAACGTGGCCCGATAAGGAGAGTAAGCTCGAAATTTCTTTACTACTTGCAAGAGAACTGGAGAAGGATTTGGGTCCTGGCATTGTGGATCATTATCATGGTTGGATTATTCACCTGGAAGTTTTTTCAGTACAAGCAAAAAAGTGCATTTAATGTCATGGGTTACTGCCTTCTCACAGCTAAAGGTGCCGGGGAGACCCTCAAGTTCAATATGGCCCTTATTTTATTGCCTGTATGCAGGAATATTATTACATGGATAAGGTCCACCAGACTGGCTTATTTCATTCCTTTTGATGATAACATCAATTTTCATAAG ACAATTGCAGCAGCTATAGTAGTTGGTGTTATACTTCATGCTGGAGACCATTTAGCATGTGACTTTCCAAGGCTCATAAATTCATCCCAGGATGACTACGAGCGATATTTGATGGATGATTTTGGTGCGGTTAAACCCAAGTATATCGACCTGGTTCGAGGTGTTGAAGGTGTAACTGGAGTGTTGATGGTAATACTCATGGCAATTGCCTTCACCTTAGCAACAAGATGGTTCAGAAGGAGCCTTATTAAACTGCCTAAACCTTTTGATAGATTATCTGGCTTTAATGCCTTTTGGTATTCTCACCACCTTTTAGTCATTGTTTACATCTTGCTCATTGTTCACGGCTTGCAACTTTATCTCGTCCATAAATGGTACCTTAAGACG ACATGGATGTATCTAGCTGTTCCTGTTCTCCTCTATGCAGGGGAAAGAAGCTTGAGATTCTTTAGATCTGGTTTTTCCACTGTTCGGATTCTTAAG GTTGCGATATACCCTGGTAACGTTTTGACATTGCAAATGACTAAACCTGCCCAATTTCGATACAAAAGTGGCCAATACATGTTTGTTCAATGCCCTGCTGTTTCCCCATTTGAGTG GCATCCATTTTCCATAACCTCAGCACCTGGAGATGACTTCCTTAGTATTCATGTCCGACAGCTTGGTGATTGGACACAGGAGCTCAAAAGGGTTTTCTCTGAAGCCTGTGAGCCACCTCTTGGAGGTAAAAGTGGTCTACTCCGAGCTGATGAGACTACCAAAAAGAG TCTGCCAAAGCTTTTAATAGACGGACCTTATGGAGCTCCAGCACAGGATTATAGCAAGTACGATGTATTACTACTTGTGGGACTTGGTATTGGAGCAACACCATTTATCAGTATATTAAAAGACTTGCTAAACAACATTGTCAAAATTGAGGAACAGGAA gAAGCAGTTTCAGATAGGTGCAAACTATCAGATTTGATGGCCTTGGATACTGATTTCCCGTCTTCAAATTACAATAAAGCTCCTGATCCGTCGCCTCCTAAGCGAAAGAAAACTATGAAAACAACAAATGCCTACTTCTACTGGGTAACAAGGGAACAAGGCTCATTCGATTGGTTCAAAGGAGTGATGAATGAAGTGGCTGAACTTGACCAAAGG GGAGTAATTGAAATGCATAACTACTTGACAAGTGTGTATGAAGAAGGAGATGCAAGATCAGCTCTCATTACAATGGTCCAAGCACTTAACCATGCTAAGAACGGGCTTGACATTGTATCCGGAACAAGG GTGAGAACTCATTTTGCCCGGCCTAATTGGAGAAAGGTCCTGTCCAGACTCAGCACGAAACACTCGAACGCAAGGATAG GAGTGTTCTATTGCGGTGTACCGGTCCTAGCTAAAGAGATAAGCAGACTGTGTTATGAATTCAATCAGAAAGGATCCACAAAGTTTGAGTTCCATAAAGAGCACTTTTAA
- the LOC124941598 gene encoding probable WRKY transcription factor 27 gives MTDFFSGVGDWDLTAVVSGGTADNNPPHIDDHLHFSNFIFPEYLLFNDNNNYSSSNSNSNLDLYDLYKPFYPPPSPPPPPPENPPEPLPPPEKAAVGTKYRIRKNQQKRVVIEVTEDELSSDMWAWRKYGQKPIKGSPYPRSYYKCSSSKGCPARKLVERNHLDSSTFIITYTSEHNHSKPTRRNSLAGTTRQRFSSTPAPEERCTEKKMKRREKITEEIDYAGGDDDFSFLTEFDNQEHGDSSSSFW, from the exons ATGACAGATTTTTTTTCCGGCGTCGGAGATTGGGATTTAACGGCGGTGGTCAGCGGCGGCACCGCCGACAACAACCCACCTCATATTGATGATCATCTTCATTTTAGCAACTTCATTTTTCCCGAATACTTATTAttcaatgataataataattattcatcttcaaattcaaattcaaatctcGATCTTTATGATCTTTACAAACCCTTCTACCCTCCTCCttctccgccgccgccgccaccGGAAAATCCGCCGGAGCCTCTTCCTCCGCCGGAGAAAGCAGCCGTCGGGACTAAATACAGAATAAg GAAGAATCAACAGAAAAGAGTGGTGATTGAAGTAACAGAGGATGAACTTTCTTCAGATATGTGGGCATGGCGTAAATATGGTCAAAAACCCATTAAAGGATCTCCATATCCGAG aAGCTATTATAAGTGTAGTAGTTCAAAAGGATGTCCGGCGAGAAAATTGGTGGAGCGAAACCACTTAGATTCGTCTACATTTATTATAACATATACAAGCGAACATAATCATTCAAAACCCACTCGCCGGAATTCTCTTGCCGGCACTACCCGTCAACGGTTTTCTTCTACGCCGGCGCCGGAGGAAAGATGTacagagaagaagatgaagaggagagagaaaattacaGAAGAAATAGATTACGCCGGCGGCGATGATGATTTCAGCTTTCTGACGGAGTTTGATAATCAAGAACACGGCGACAGCAGCAGCAGCTTTTggtga
- the LOC124942426 gene encoding uncharacterized protein LOC124942426 isoform X2 — protein MGSIFTLMLSVKYACKFGFFLANDSEELLTLTNEIESSFCVGDKFSSGNDTLSNIRTIMSRFYPWLKIEQILTCIEVESGYGFYVKDFFIPRTVKFPTGEIRFLVARTDLMENSSCLINPLLVNFLLNGTTVTLDKGPQMPIVVTSIMAYGVNLLQAVGEFNGNSIIIVAVMSPISSVSIAVQDYVAPVVTSRDSGDSDPEIAKGASRISLNCPISFNCIKTPVKGQSCNHHQLDQRNRTATIDQSSTSPHFSAQRVSKALSHSFGPLPLLSSNILQRPITRPRSHRDRRVQTPSPSRRFTSLQLPPLLPPPPAASELERKWRPTGRMRGSLSGQEYIDAYSQFITRPPHVTTTTTATSQASSSRTPQMLSGITFPPHMRPPHVTTTTAATSQVSSRRTPQELSGITIPPHMINARNKMAQVSQTQHHTTPMAQVSQTQQELSGITTPLQLIEAVDRMDQVTTPLHIIESRNRLARVSQTVQLSATNGESSSTPSQNLS, from the exons ATGGGATCTATCTTCACGTTGATGTTATCTGTTAAG TACGCTtgtaaatttggattttttttggCGAATGATTCTGAAGAACTTCTTACCCTTACAAATGAG ATAGAAAGCAGTTTTTGCGTTGGGGATAAATTTTCTAGTGGAAATGATACTCTTTCTAATATAAGAACAATTATGTCCAG ATTCTATCCCTGGCTGAAGATAGAGCAGATCCTGACTTGTATTGAAGTAGAG TCCGGCTATGGGTTTTATGTAAAGGATTTCTTCATTCCGAGGACTGTGAAGTTTCCAACCGGCGAAATT cGATTTTTGGTAGCTCGAACTGACTTAATGGAGAACTCTTCTTGTCTCATAAATCCCCTACTAGTAAA CTTTCTGCTCAATGGAACTACTGTTACTTTG GATAAAGGCCCACAAATGCCTATAGTTGTTACATCAATAATGGCTTACGGTGTTAACCTTCTTCAAGCTGTGGGAGAATTCAATG GGAATTCCATCATAATTGTTGCTGTAATGAGTCCAATCTCAAGTGTTTCTATCGCTGTCCAAGATTATGTTGCTCCTGTAGTTACTTCTCGTGATTCTGGTGATTCTG ACCCTGAAATAGCTAAGGGGGCGTCAAGAATTTCATTGAACTGTCCAATAAG TTTCAATTGTATTAAAACACCAGTAAAAGGACAATCATGCAACCATCACCAG TTGGATCAAAGAAACAGGACAGCCACGATTGACCAATCTTCAACAAGTCCACATTTTAGTGCTCAAAGAGTCTCGAAAGCCTTGTCGCACTCTTTTGGCCCTTTACCTCTATTATCATCGAATATCCTTCAAAGACCAATTACTCGCCCGAGAAGCCATCGAGACAGGCGAGTACAAACTCCATCACCGTCAAGACGATTTACATCCCTTCAGCTTCCGCCTCTTCTGCCACCGCCTCCAGCAGCTTCTGAGTTGGAGCGCAAATGGCGGCCGACAGGACGCATGAGAGGAAGTTTGTCTGGACAGGAATACATAGATGCTTATTCGCAGTTTATTACTCGGCCACCTCATGTAACAACTACAACTACAGCAACATCACAGGCGAGTAGTAGTAGAACACCACAAATGTTGTCTGGAATCACGTTCCCGCCTCATATGAGGCCACCTCATGTAACAACTACAACTGCAGCAACATCACAGGTGAGTAGTAGGAGAACACCACAAGAGTTATCTGGAATCACGATCCCGCCTCATATGATCAATGCAAGGAACAAGATGGCTCAGGTTTCTCAAACACAACACCACACGACCCCGATGGCTCAGGTTTCTCAAACACAACAGGAGTTGTCTGGAATCACAACCCCGCTTCAATTAATAGAGGCGGTGGACAGGATGGATCAGGTCACGACCCCACTTCATATTATCGAATCGAGGAACAGGCTGGCTCGGGTTTCTCAAACTGTTCAACTTTCTGCAACAAATGGCGAATCCTCGTCCACTCCTTCGCAAAACTTGAGTTag
- the LOC124942426 gene encoding uncharacterized protein LOC124942426 isoform X1 has translation MGSIFTLMLSVKYACKFGFFLANDSEELLTLTNEIESSFCVGDKFSSGNDTLSNIRTIMSRFYPWLKIEQILTCIEVESGYGFYVKDFFIPRTVKFPTGEIRFLVARTDLMENSSCLINPLLVNFLLNGTTVTLDKGPQMPIVVTSIMAYGVNLLQAVGEFNGNSIIIVAVMSPISSVSIAVQDYVAPVVTSRDSGDSDPEIAKGASRISLNCPISFNCIKTPVKGQSCNHHQQLDQRNRTATIDQSSTSPHFSAQRVSKALSHSFGPLPLLSSNILQRPITRPRSHRDRRVQTPSPSRRFTSLQLPPLLPPPPAASELERKWRPTGRMRGSLSGQEYIDAYSQFITRPPHVTTTTTATSQASSSRTPQMLSGITFPPHMRPPHVTTTTAATSQVSSRRTPQELSGITIPPHMINARNKMAQVSQTQHHTTPMAQVSQTQQELSGITTPLQLIEAVDRMDQVTTPLHIIESRNRLARVSQTVQLSATNGESSSTPSQNLS, from the exons ATGGGATCTATCTTCACGTTGATGTTATCTGTTAAG TACGCTtgtaaatttggattttttttggCGAATGATTCTGAAGAACTTCTTACCCTTACAAATGAG ATAGAAAGCAGTTTTTGCGTTGGGGATAAATTTTCTAGTGGAAATGATACTCTTTCTAATATAAGAACAATTATGTCCAG ATTCTATCCCTGGCTGAAGATAGAGCAGATCCTGACTTGTATTGAAGTAGAG TCCGGCTATGGGTTTTATGTAAAGGATTTCTTCATTCCGAGGACTGTGAAGTTTCCAACCGGCGAAATT cGATTTTTGGTAGCTCGAACTGACTTAATGGAGAACTCTTCTTGTCTCATAAATCCCCTACTAGTAAA CTTTCTGCTCAATGGAACTACTGTTACTTTG GATAAAGGCCCACAAATGCCTATAGTTGTTACATCAATAATGGCTTACGGTGTTAACCTTCTTCAAGCTGTGGGAGAATTCAATG GGAATTCCATCATAATTGTTGCTGTAATGAGTCCAATCTCAAGTGTTTCTATCGCTGTCCAAGATTATGTTGCTCCTGTAGTTACTTCTCGTGATTCTGGTGATTCTG ACCCTGAAATAGCTAAGGGGGCGTCAAGAATTTCATTGAACTGTCCAATAAG TTTCAATTGTATTAAAACACCAGTAAAAGGACAATCATGCAACCATCACCAG CAGTTGGATCAAAGAAACAGGACAGCCACGATTGACCAATCTTCAACAAGTCCACATTTTAGTGCTCAAAGAGTCTCGAAAGCCTTGTCGCACTCTTTTGGCCCTTTACCTCTATTATCATCGAATATCCTTCAAAGACCAATTACTCGCCCGAGAAGCCATCGAGACAGGCGAGTACAAACTCCATCACCGTCAAGACGATTTACATCCCTTCAGCTTCCGCCTCTTCTGCCACCGCCTCCAGCAGCTTCTGAGTTGGAGCGCAAATGGCGGCCGACAGGACGCATGAGAGGAAGTTTGTCTGGACAGGAATACATAGATGCTTATTCGCAGTTTATTACTCGGCCACCTCATGTAACAACTACAACTACAGCAACATCACAGGCGAGTAGTAGTAGAACACCACAAATGTTGTCTGGAATCACGTTCCCGCCTCATATGAGGCCACCTCATGTAACAACTACAACTGCAGCAACATCACAGGTGAGTAGTAGGAGAACACCACAAGAGTTATCTGGAATCACGATCCCGCCTCATATGATCAATGCAAGGAACAAGATGGCTCAGGTTTCTCAAACACAACACCACACGACCCCGATGGCTCAGGTTTCTCAAACACAACAGGAGTTGTCTGGAATCACAACCCCGCTTCAATTAATAGAGGCGGTGGACAGGATGGATCAGGTCACGACCCCACTTCATATTATCGAATCGAGGAACAGGCTGGCTCGGGTTTCTCAAACTGTTCAACTTTCTGCAACAAATGGCGAATCCTCGTCCACTCCTTCGCAAAACTTGAGTTag
- the LOC124942426 gene encoding uncharacterized protein LOC124942426 isoform X4 — protein sequence MGSIFTLMLSVKYACKFGFFLANDSEELLTLTNEIESSFCVGDKFSSGNDTLSNIRTIMSRFYPWLKIEQILTCIEVESGYGFYVKDFFIPRTVKFPTGEIDKGPQMPIVVTSIMAYGVNLLQAVGEFNGNSIIIVAVMSPISSVSIAVQDYVAPVVTSRDSGDSDPEIAKGASRISLNCPISFNCIKTPVKGQSCNHHQQLDQRNRTATIDQSSTSPHFSAQRVSKALSHSFGPLPLLSSNILQRPITRPRSHRDRRVQTPSPSRRFTSLQLPPLLPPPPAASELERKWRPTGRMRGSLSGQEYIDAYSQFITRPPHVTTTTTATSQASSSRTPQMLSGITFPPHMRPPHVTTTTAATSQVSSRRTPQELSGITIPPHMINARNKMAQVSQTQHHTTPMAQVSQTQQELSGITTPLQLIEAVDRMDQVTTPLHIIESRNRLARVSQTVQLSATNGESSSTPSQNLS from the exons ATGGGATCTATCTTCACGTTGATGTTATCTGTTAAG TACGCTtgtaaatttggattttttttggCGAATGATTCTGAAGAACTTCTTACCCTTACAAATGAG ATAGAAAGCAGTTTTTGCGTTGGGGATAAATTTTCTAGTGGAAATGATACTCTTTCTAATATAAGAACAATTATGTCCAG ATTCTATCCCTGGCTGAAGATAGAGCAGATCCTGACTTGTATTGAAGTAGAG TCCGGCTATGGGTTTTATGTAAAGGATTTCTTCATTCCGAGGACTGTGAAGTTTCCAACCGGCGAAATT GATAAAGGCCCACAAATGCCTATAGTTGTTACATCAATAATGGCTTACGGTGTTAACCTTCTTCAAGCTGTGGGAGAATTCAATG GGAATTCCATCATAATTGTTGCTGTAATGAGTCCAATCTCAAGTGTTTCTATCGCTGTCCAAGATTATGTTGCTCCTGTAGTTACTTCTCGTGATTCTGGTGATTCTG ACCCTGAAATAGCTAAGGGGGCGTCAAGAATTTCATTGAACTGTCCAATAAG TTTCAATTGTATTAAAACACCAGTAAAAGGACAATCATGCAACCATCACCAG CAGTTGGATCAAAGAAACAGGACAGCCACGATTGACCAATCTTCAACAAGTCCACATTTTAGTGCTCAAAGAGTCTCGAAAGCCTTGTCGCACTCTTTTGGCCCTTTACCTCTATTATCATCGAATATCCTTCAAAGACCAATTACTCGCCCGAGAAGCCATCGAGACAGGCGAGTACAAACTCCATCACCGTCAAGACGATTTACATCCCTTCAGCTTCCGCCTCTTCTGCCACCGCCTCCAGCAGCTTCTGAGTTGGAGCGCAAATGGCGGCCGACAGGACGCATGAGAGGAAGTTTGTCTGGACAGGAATACATAGATGCTTATTCGCAGTTTATTACTCGGCCACCTCATGTAACAACTACAACTACAGCAACATCACAGGCGAGTAGTAGTAGAACACCACAAATGTTGTCTGGAATCACGTTCCCGCCTCATATGAGGCCACCTCATGTAACAACTACAACTGCAGCAACATCACAGGTGAGTAGTAGGAGAACACCACAAGAGTTATCTGGAATCACGATCCCGCCTCATATGATCAATGCAAGGAACAAGATGGCTCAGGTTTCTCAAACACAACACCACACGACCCCGATGGCTCAGGTTTCTCAAACACAACAGGAGTTGTCTGGAATCACAACCCCGCTTCAATTAATAGAGGCGGTGGACAGGATGGATCAGGTCACGACCCCACTTCATATTATCGAATCGAGGAACAGGCTGGCTCGGGTTTCTCAAACTGTTCAACTTTCTGCAACAAATGGCGAATCCTCGTCCACTCCTTCGCAAAACTTGAGTTag
- the LOC124942756 gene encoding probable membrane-associated kinase regulator 2, protein MESFNLLKYWRSSSSTINAAAAAEEASSTTTTIITAVNSDEDSSSDDEGPFFDLEFAVPGEENRELDCNAQSKIEQDCDSDDSDDSDGENVRDFEFALSSGSNSTGGDQSDPSDDLFFKGKLVSIDTSPPTITNIADQHPKSLFLQKSATRLRILMLKLKKSKCNENPNGSSAAPQPPANKFFTVKFKVDEVPIISLFTRDSNKSQKQIDKEITPATDSTTSDEKRLIQKYLNKVKPLYVQVSKRYADKLKFSGQLKDLPEKGQKRVYKHLGKSRSAVAASPPLVIAPARRCDDSLMDQQDGIQGAILHCKRSFNSSRDWSPPASVLARSVSDPSPVPPLEAPAKP, encoded by the exons ATGGAATCATTCAACTTACTCAAATACTggcgttcttcttcttccaccattaacgccgccgccgccgccgaaGAAGCTTCCtccacaacaacaacaatcatcACCGCCGTCAACTCCGACGAAGACTCCTCCTCCGACGACGAAGGTCCCTTCTTCGACCTCGAGTTCGCCGTCCCCGGCGAAGAAAACAGAGAACTTGACTGCAATGCTCAGTCAAAGATCGAACAAGACTGTGATTCCGACGACTCCGACGATTCCGACGGCGAGAACGTTAGAGATTTCGAATTCGCACTCTCTTCTGGTTCAAACAGTACCGGCGGCGACCAATCAGACCCATCTGACGATCTATTCTTTAAAGGAAAACTAGTTTCAATCGATACATCGCCGCCGACGATAACGAACATCGCCGATCAACATCCGAAATCTCTCTTTCTGCAGAAATCAGCAACCAGGTTACGAATCTTGATGTTGAAgttaaagaaatcaaaatgcAACGAAAATCCAAATGGGTCTTCGGCGGCGCCGCAGCCGCCGGCGAACAAGTTTTTCACCGTTAAATTTAAGGTTGATGAAGttccaatcatttctctatttacAAGAGACAGCAACAAATCCCAGAAACAGATCGACAAGGAAATCACTCCGGCGACGGATTCTACTACCTCCGACGAGAAACGATTGATTCAAAAGTATTTGAACAAGGTGAAACCTTTATATGTTCAAGTTTCGAAACGTTACGCAGATAAGTTGAAATTTTCAGGGCAGTTGAAAGACTTGCCGGAGAAAGGACAGAAAAGAGTGTACAAGCATTTGGGTAAGAGCCGGTCGGCGGTGGCGGCGTCGCCGCCGTTAGTTATAGCTCCGGCGAGGAGATGTGATGATTCTTTGATGGATCAACAAGATGGGATTCAAGGAGCTATTCTTCATTGTAAAAGATCGTTTAATTCATCTAGAg ATTGGTCGCCGCCGGCGTCTGTTCTTGCTCGTTCAGTTAGCGATCCGTCGCCGGTGCCGCCGCTTGAAGCTCCGGCGAAGCCCTGA
- the LOC124942426 gene encoding uncharacterized protein LOC124942426 isoform X3, which produces MGSIFTLMLSVKYACKFGFFLANDSEELLTLTNEIESSFCVGDKFSSGNDTLSNIRTIMSRFYPWLKIEQILTCIEVERFLVARTDLMENSSCLINPLLVNFLLNGTTVTLDKGPQMPIVVTSIMAYGVNLLQAVGEFNGNSIIIVAVMSPISSVSIAVQDYVAPVVTSRDSGDSDPEIAKGASRISLNCPISFNCIKTPVKGQSCNHHQQLDQRNRTATIDQSSTSPHFSAQRVSKALSHSFGPLPLLSSNILQRPITRPRSHRDRRVQTPSPSRRFTSLQLPPLLPPPPAASELERKWRPTGRMRGSLSGQEYIDAYSQFITRPPHVTTTTTATSQASSSRTPQMLSGITFPPHMRPPHVTTTTAATSQVSSRRTPQELSGITIPPHMINARNKMAQVSQTQHHTTPMAQVSQTQQELSGITTPLQLIEAVDRMDQVTTPLHIIESRNRLARVSQTVQLSATNGESSSTPSQNLS; this is translated from the exons ATGGGATCTATCTTCACGTTGATGTTATCTGTTAAG TACGCTtgtaaatttggattttttttggCGAATGATTCTGAAGAACTTCTTACCCTTACAAATGAG ATAGAAAGCAGTTTTTGCGTTGGGGATAAATTTTCTAGTGGAAATGATACTCTTTCTAATATAAGAACAATTATGTCCAG ATTCTATCCCTGGCTGAAGATAGAGCAGATCCTGACTTGTATTGAAGTAGAG cGATTTTTGGTAGCTCGAACTGACTTAATGGAGAACTCTTCTTGTCTCATAAATCCCCTACTAGTAAA CTTTCTGCTCAATGGAACTACTGTTACTTTG GATAAAGGCCCACAAATGCCTATAGTTGTTACATCAATAATGGCTTACGGTGTTAACCTTCTTCAAGCTGTGGGAGAATTCAATG GGAATTCCATCATAATTGTTGCTGTAATGAGTCCAATCTCAAGTGTTTCTATCGCTGTCCAAGATTATGTTGCTCCTGTAGTTACTTCTCGTGATTCTGGTGATTCTG ACCCTGAAATAGCTAAGGGGGCGTCAAGAATTTCATTGAACTGTCCAATAAG TTTCAATTGTATTAAAACACCAGTAAAAGGACAATCATGCAACCATCACCAG CAGTTGGATCAAAGAAACAGGACAGCCACGATTGACCAATCTTCAACAAGTCCACATTTTAGTGCTCAAAGAGTCTCGAAAGCCTTGTCGCACTCTTTTGGCCCTTTACCTCTATTATCATCGAATATCCTTCAAAGACCAATTACTCGCCCGAGAAGCCATCGAGACAGGCGAGTACAAACTCCATCACCGTCAAGACGATTTACATCCCTTCAGCTTCCGCCTCTTCTGCCACCGCCTCCAGCAGCTTCTGAGTTGGAGCGCAAATGGCGGCCGACAGGACGCATGAGAGGAAGTTTGTCTGGACAGGAATACATAGATGCTTATTCGCAGTTTATTACTCGGCCACCTCATGTAACAACTACAACTACAGCAACATCACAGGCGAGTAGTAGTAGAACACCACAAATGTTGTCTGGAATCACGTTCCCGCCTCATATGAGGCCACCTCATGTAACAACTACAACTGCAGCAACATCACAGGTGAGTAGTAGGAGAACACCACAAGAGTTATCTGGAATCACGATCCCGCCTCATATGATCAATGCAAGGAACAAGATGGCTCAGGTTTCTCAAACACAACACCACACGACCCCGATGGCTCAGGTTTCTCAAACACAACAGGAGTTGTCTGGAATCACAACCCCGCTTCAATTAATAGAGGCGGTGGACAGGATGGATCAGGTCACGACCCCACTTCATATTATCGAATCGAGGAACAGGCTGGCTCGGGTTTCTCAAACTGTTCAACTTTCTGCAACAAATGGCGAATCCTCGTCCACTCCTTCGCAAAACTTGAGTTag